In Candidatus Eisenbacteria bacterium, the sequence GCCCCCGACGAGGGGACCCGGGTCTCCTTCGATCCGAACCGTATCTATAAGAGAGAGGTCCGTGTCCTGGCGACCTACTCCTCCTCGCCGCGCGACCTCCGCGCCGCGTGGCGCCTCATTCGGAGCGGCTCCCTCCCCTTCGAGGAGCTCATCACGCACCGCCTCCCCTTGGACCGGATCGACGAGGGGCTTCGCGCGATCCGCTCCGGAAACGCGAGGAAGGTCGTTCTTGTACCAGGTACACATGGATTTGTACCTGGTACACCCGGAGGGGGCCGATGAAGACGATGCTCTCCGCCCTCTTCTACGGCGCGCGCGACCTCCGCCTTGAGGAAGTCCCCGTCCCGAGGCCCGGAAGGGGAGAGGTCCTCGTCCGCGTCGCGCGGGCCCTCACCTGTGCGACCGACCTCAAGACCTTCCAGCGCGGGGGCCACAAGATGATCCCGCGCCTCCCCTCCCCCTTCGGCCATGAGTTCGCGGGGCTCGTCGAGGAGGTCGGGCCGGGGGTCTCCGGTATCCGGCCGGGCGCGGCGGTCGTCGCGGCGAACTCCGCCCCGTGCAACGCATGCGACTTCTGCCGGATCGACCGGCACAATTTATGTGAAAACCTTCAATTCCTGAACGGAGCCTACTCCGAGTTCATCCTCGTTCCCGAGCCGATCGTCCG encodes:
- a CDS encoding alcohol dehydrogenase catalytic domain-containing protein — translated: MKTMLSALFYGARDLRLEEVPVPRPGRGEVLVRVARALTCATDLKTFQRGGHKMIPRLPSPFGHEFAGLVEEVGPGVSGIRPGAAVVAANSAPCNACDFCRIDRHNLCENLQFLNGAYSEFILVPEPIVRQNLYTIPEGIPFERMALLEPLACVAHGVERTGFRMDHVAAVIGAGPIGLMF